In Microbulbifer celer, a single window of DNA contains:
- a CDS encoding MATE family efflux transporter, with translation MKNSPAPSRPDRKRISRRFAAPYYRVWYLAWPMILSNITVPLLGAVDTAVLGHLSSPEYLSGVAIGASVISMLLWAFGFLRMGTTGLVARAGRDGEAAARWLARALCLAGLLGTAVLLCASPLLSLITQWMNASAEAAPHAQDYLQIRLLSAPLALANFALLGFFIGRQDSRAPLMILVAANLLNIVLDLVLIIGLDMGARGAAWASVSADVSSFTLGWWLLGRRHRAARDGFSRLIRRKDFWPWQKVAPWLELLRINTDLFIRTCLLLFTLAFFTAQGAAQGDAVLAANAILIQLLMMTSYALDGFAHATESLVGRAISRRSMTQFLRTVTAAGVWAMVTAGLITAVFIIGGDWILPLFTGIPEVLAIAHRYYPWLCALPLVAVWSYQLDGVFIGAGKSRQMRDTMFIATLMVFLPCWWFTRQFDNSGIWFSLFLWFSARSLGLLVYFYIYTKSKYWL, from the coding sequence ATGAAAAATTCACCGGCGCCCTCGCGCCCCGATCGAAAACGGATTTCACGCCGTTTTGCCGCGCCCTACTACCGCGTCTGGTACCTTGCCTGGCCGATGATTCTGAGCAACATCACTGTGCCTTTGCTGGGGGCGGTGGATACCGCTGTGCTCGGACACCTATCCAGTCCGGAATATCTTTCCGGGGTCGCCATTGGCGCCAGTGTCATCTCCATGCTGCTGTGGGCGTTCGGTTTTCTGCGCATGGGCACCACCGGGCTAGTGGCCAGAGCCGGCCGCGATGGCGAAGCCGCAGCGCGCTGGTTGGCGCGGGCCCTGTGTCTCGCGGGGTTACTCGGAACCGCCGTTTTACTCTGCGCATCGCCGCTGCTGTCACTGATCACCCAGTGGATGAACGCCAGTGCCGAGGCCGCTCCCCATGCGCAGGATTACCTGCAGATCCGCCTGCTGAGCGCGCCCCTGGCACTGGCAAATTTTGCCCTGCTGGGTTTTTTTATCGGCCGTCAGGACAGTCGCGCACCGCTGATGATTCTGGTGGCGGCCAATCTGCTGAATATTGTGTTGGACCTGGTGCTGATCATCGGTCTCGATATGGGCGCCCGCGGCGCTGCGTGGGCTTCGGTATCCGCAGATGTATCCAGCTTCACTCTCGGATGGTGGCTACTGGGACGTCGCCATCGTGCCGCCCGCGACGGATTCAGCCGATTGATCCGGCGCAAGGATTTTTGGCCATGGCAGAAGGTGGCGCCCTGGCTGGAGCTCCTGCGGATCAATACGGATCTGTTTATTCGCACCTGTCTGTTGCTGTTCACTCTGGCATTTTTCACCGCCCAGGGGGCGGCCCAGGGAGATGCTGTACTGGCTGCCAACGCGATTCTGATTCAGTTACTGATGATGACTTCCTACGCACTGGACGGTTTTGCCCACGCCACCGAGTCGCTGGTGGGACGGGCCATTTCCCGCCGATCAATGACTCAGTTTTTACGCACGGTCACCGCGGCAGGCGTGTGGGCGATGGTCACAGCGGGGTTGATCACTGCGGTTTTCATTATCGGCGGCGACTGGATACTGCCGCTGTTTACCGGCATACCCGAAGTGCTCGCGATTGCCCACCGCTATTATCCCTGGTTGTGCGCACTGCCGCTGGTTGCGGTGTGGAGCTATCAGCTTGACGGCGTATTCATCGGGGCGGGCAAAAGCCGGCAAATGCGTGACACCATGTTCATCGCAACCCTGATGGTGTTTCTACCCTGTTGGTGGTTTACACGACAATTTGACAATAGTGGCATTTGGTTCAGCCTTTTTTTATGGTTTAGCGCACGATCCCTTGGATTATTGGTCTATTTTTACATCTACACTAAAAGCAAATATTGGTTGTAA
- a CDS encoding gamma carbonic anhydrase family protein, producing the protein MRAHRGHSPKLGDRVFIDPQSTVIGDVELGDDASVWPMAVVRGDMHRIRIGARTSVQDGSVLHITHASDFNEGGWPLTIGDDVTIGHKACLHGCTVGNRVLIGIGSVVLDGAVIEDEVVLAAGALVPPGKRLESGYLYVGSPAKQARPLTEKEKKFFTYTAGNYVKLKDEYLHK; encoded by the coding sequence CTGCGAGCGCACCGCGGCCACAGTCCCAAGCTCGGCGACCGGGTGTTTATCGACCCGCAGTCGACGGTGATCGGCGATGTGGAACTGGGTGACGATGCCTCCGTGTGGCCGATGGCGGTGGTGCGCGGCGATATGCACCGCATCCGTATCGGCGCCCGTACCAGTGTGCAGGATGGTTCGGTGTTGCACATCACTCACGCCAGCGATTTCAACGAAGGCGGCTGGCCACTGACCATCGGCGACGACGTCACCATCGGTCACAAGGCCTGTCTGCACGGCTGCACCGTGGGCAACCGGGTGCTGATCGGTATCGGGTCCGTTGTGCTCGATGGGGCAGTGATCGAGGACGAAGTTGTGCTGGCGGCAGGCGCGCTGGTGCCACCGGGCAAGCGGTTGGAGAGCGGCTACCTGTACGTGGGTTCACCGGCAAAACAGGCACGGCCGTTAACAGAGAAAGAAAAGAAATTCTTTACTTATACCGCCGGTAATTACGTGAAACTGAAAGACGAATACCTGCACAAGTGA
- a CDS encoding 5-(carboxyamino)imidazole ribonucleotide synthase, producing MTASQSRRVGIVGCGQLAQMMAQEARPLGIEFSFLAEGGENTACVQGLGTIVDAGNGEEIEALYKAMGSPEVITAEREGVDVGLLRALEKFCPVYPRPDAFEKTQHRVREKTAITDAGLPVAPFRPANNYSEICTAVKALGYPAFIKSCENGYDGKNQWRVNSDEDLEGIADQVPEQEYVVEKGINFSREVSLIGARTADGKVVTYPLAENDHYNGTLLVSTAPAPHVDEKLQTTAQEYLSTLMDAWDYVGVLAMECFVTDDGLLINELAPRVHNSGHWTLAGAKTSQFANHVRAILGMPLGETACDRVAVMINMLGVDKKPALPNEGVWSYGKELRPGRKMGHVILLDDTQDKLAARIDSMLEELYGSSKRPA from the coding sequence ATGACAGCCAGTCAAAGTAGGCGTGTAGGGATTGTCGGCTGTGGCCAGTTGGCCCAGATGATGGCCCAGGAAGCCCGCCCGTTGGGTATCGAATTCAGCTTTCTCGCCGAGGGTGGTGAGAACACCGCCTGCGTGCAAGGGCTGGGGACGATTGTAGACGCCGGCAATGGCGAGGAAATCGAGGCCCTGTACAAAGCCATGGGCAGCCCCGAAGTCATCACCGCCGAACGCGAAGGCGTGGATGTGGGTCTGCTGCGGGCGCTGGAAAAATTCTGCCCGGTTTACCCGCGCCCGGATGCGTTTGAAAAAACCCAGCACCGCGTGCGCGAGAAAACCGCCATCACCGACGCCGGCCTGCCGGTGGCCCCGTTCCGTCCCGCGAATAACTACAGCGAAATCTGCACCGCGGTAAAAGCGTTGGGTTACCCGGCGTTTATCAAAAGCTGTGAAAACGGCTACGACGGCAAGAACCAGTGGCGGGTGAACAGCGACGAAGACCTCGAAGGTATCGCCGATCAGGTACCCGAACAGGAATACGTGGTGGAGAAAGGCATCAACTTCTCCCGCGAGGTTTCCCTGATCGGCGCGCGCACCGCAGACGGCAAAGTGGTGACCTATCCGCTGGCGGAAAACGATCACTACAACGGTACCCTGCTGGTCTCCACCGCGCCCGCGCCGCATGTGGATGAAAAACTCCAGACCACCGCACAGGAATACCTGTCCACCCTGATGGATGCCTGGGACTATGTGGGTGTGCTGGCGATGGAGTGCTTTGTCACCGACGACGGCCTGCTGATCAATGAGCTGGCACCGCGGGTGCACAACAGCGGGCACTGGACTTTAGCTGGAGCCAAAACCAGCCAGTTTGCCAATCATGTGCGCGCAATTCTCGGTATGCCACTGGGTGAAACCGCTTGCGACCGCGTGGCGGTGATGATCAATATGCTGGGCGTGGATAAAAAGCCTGCACTGCCCAACGAAGGGGTCTGGTCCTACGGCAAAGAGCTCCGTCCGGGCCGCAAAATGGGCCATGTGATTCTGCTGGACGACACCCAGGATAAACTGGCCGCACGTATCGACAGCATGCTCGAAGAGCTCTACGGCTCCAGCAAACGCCCCGCTTGA
- a CDS encoding LysR family transcriptional regulator, translating to MRNLSLDQLQLFVSACELGSFSAVARQCGRAQSAVSAQIQNLELDVGVELFDRSGKFPKPTDVALALLPLARQSIGQMRRLQQAADSYQSGEESQLRILFEEQVMPDRLNDMLAAFAEQFPNTLIHASSIDGERAIERIGRGDADFAFVTAREGYPGEVDSNNLGQQQILTLAAPEHPLAQLPAASLVEAANYRQILIASGAHSAVGDPRRGQVAAQCWVTDSLLQGLELAGKGVGWVNAPFELARPFLKSGRLVELNLTSALSAWSLGVDLLWSNRTPQGNAARWFAREAHRLYGNYYSPPL from the coding sequence GTGCGCAATCTGAGTCTCGATCAACTGCAGTTGTTTGTCAGCGCCTGTGAGCTCGGCTCCTTCTCTGCCGTCGCCCGCCAGTGCGGTCGTGCCCAGTCCGCGGTGAGTGCCCAGATCCAGAACCTGGAGCTCGATGTGGGCGTCGAGCTGTTTGATCGCAGTGGCAAGTTTCCAAAGCCCACTGACGTCGCGCTTGCCCTGTTGCCACTGGCGCGTCAGTCCATTGGCCAGATGCGCCGGCTACAGCAGGCGGCGGACTCCTACCAGAGCGGGGAGGAATCGCAACTCCGAATTCTGTTCGAAGAGCAGGTGATGCCGGACCGGCTGAACGATATGCTCGCCGCCTTCGCCGAACAGTTTCCCAATACACTGATTCACGCCAGCAGTATTGATGGGGAGCGGGCGATCGAGCGGATTGGCCGGGGCGATGCCGATTTCGCTTTTGTCACCGCGCGCGAGGGCTATCCCGGCGAGGTGGATTCCAACAATCTCGGCCAACAGCAGATTCTCACCCTCGCCGCACCGGAGCATCCTCTGGCGCAACTGCCCGCTGCCAGCCTGGTGGAGGCGGCCAACTACCGCCAGATCCTGATTGCCAGTGGTGCACACAGTGCCGTGGGAGATCCGCGCCGGGGCCAGGTGGCCGCACAGTGCTGGGTCACGGATTCGCTGCTGCAGGGGTTGGAGTTGGCGGGCAAGGGGGTAGGCTGGGTCAATGCGCCGTTTGAGCTGGCGCGCCCCTTCCTGAAAAGCGGCCGGCTGGTCGAGTTGAATCTCACCAGCGCACTCTCGGCCTGGAGCCTCGGTGTTGACCTGCTCTGGTCCAATCGCACCCCACAGGGGAATGCGGCGCGCTGGTTCGCGCGCGAGGCTCACCGCCTGTACGGCAATTACTATAGCCCTCCGCTGTAG
- a CDS encoding LysE/ArgO family amino acid transporter, whose protein sequence is MLQSYFNGLMLGAGLIIAIGAQNAFLLAQGVRREYHFQVAALCALCDAVLVCAGVFGLAALLAESPLLISLARWGGAVFLTWYGIQAVTRALQPQGLENRTEQRARSLASVLLMALAVTLLNPHVYLDTVLLIGSLGAQQVEPGAYALGAVSASLAWFFGLAFGAAWLSPWLARPSVWRFIDLGIAAMMLSIATGLVLKQ, encoded by the coding sequence ATGTTACAGAGCTATTTCAACGGGCTGATGTTGGGCGCCGGCCTGATTATTGCCATTGGTGCACAGAATGCGTTTCTATTGGCGCAGGGGGTGCGCCGGGAATATCACTTTCAGGTAGCGGCGCTCTGCGCACTCTGCGATGCAGTGCTGGTCTGCGCCGGGGTATTTGGCCTCGCCGCGCTGTTGGCGGAGAGCCCGCTGTTGATCAGCCTGGCACGCTGGGGAGGAGCGGTCTTCCTCACCTGGTACGGCATCCAGGCGGTGACCCGGGCCCTCCAGCCACAAGGTCTGGAAAACCGCACAGAGCAAAGGGCCCGCTCTCTGGCAAGTGTACTGTTGATGGCGTTGGCGGTGACGCTGCTCAACCCCCATGTCTACCTGGATACGGTGTTATTGATTGGATCACTCGGCGCACAGCAGGTAGAGCCCGGGGCTTATGCGCTGGGCGCTGTCAGCGCGTCACTCGCGTGGTTTTTCGGGCTGGCCTTTGGGGCGGCCTGGCTCTCGCCCTGGCTGGCGCGGCCATCGGTGTGGCGGTTTATCGACCTGGGCATTGCCGCGATGATGCTGAGCATCGCCACGGGTCTGGTGCTAAAGCAATGA
- a CDS encoding Zn-dependent hydrolase — protein MTDLSKLRINGQRLWDSLMEMATIGATAKGGCNRQALTDLDKQGRDLFVQWCEDAGCSITIDEMGNIFARRAGNNGDLAPVLTGSHLDTQPTGGKFDGVYGVLAGLEVIRTLNDHNLDTEAPLEVAVWTNEEGARFSPAMIGSGVWSGNFDKEYAYARTDKEGKTFGEELERIGYQGEAPAKPRDLAAAFEVHIEQGPILEAEEKQIGVLSGVQGMYWYDLTLIGQPCHAGPSPMETRRDPFMGLHRILDQLYKLAEAHAPWARVTFGDIRAEPGSRNTVPEKLVLAVDLRHPDQQVLDTMDKSFREIAAGTAAELGLEHQIRDEWRSPAVRFDEKCVEAVRSSVAELGYSNKEMVSGAGHDSVYISRVAPTSMIFVPCEKGLSHNEAENAEPDDLEAGANALLHAMLKMANQDS, from the coding sequence ATGACCGATCTCAGCAAACTGCGTATCAATGGCCAGCGCCTGTGGGACTCCCTGATGGAAATGGCCACCATCGGCGCCACCGCCAAAGGCGGCTGCAACCGCCAGGCACTCACCGATCTCGATAAACAGGGACGCGATCTGTTCGTGCAATGGTGCGAAGACGCCGGTTGCAGCATCACCATCGACGAAATGGGCAATATCTTCGCCCGGCGCGCGGGTAACAACGGCGATCTGGCCCCGGTGCTCACCGGCTCACACCTGGACACCCAACCCACCGGCGGCAAGTTCGATGGCGTCTACGGTGTGCTCGCCGGCCTCGAAGTCATCCGCACCCTCAACGACCACAACCTCGACACCGAAGCCCCACTGGAAGTGGCGGTGTGGACCAACGAAGAAGGCGCCCGCTTCTCTCCCGCCATGATCGGCTCCGGCGTGTGGAGCGGCAACTTCGACAAGGAATACGCCTACGCCCGCACCGACAAGGAAGGCAAAACCTTCGGCGAAGAACTGGAACGTATCGGCTACCAAGGTGAAGCCCCGGCCAAACCCCGCGATCTCGCCGCGGCCTTCGAAGTACATATCGAACAGGGTCCGATCCTGGAGGCCGAGGAAAAACAGATCGGCGTACTGAGTGGCGTCCAGGGCATGTACTGGTACGACCTTACCCTCATCGGCCAACCCTGCCACGCCGGCCCCAGCCCCATGGAAACCCGCCGCGACCCGTTTATGGGCCTGCACCGCATCCTCGACCAGCTGTACAAACTCGCCGAAGCGCACGCCCCTTGGGCGCGTGTCACCTTCGGCGACATCCGCGCCGAACCCGGCAGCCGCAACACCGTACCGGAAAAACTCGTCCTCGCCGTCGACCTGCGCCACCCGGACCAGCAAGTGCTCGACACCATGGACAAAAGCTTCCGCGAAATCGCCGCCGGCACCGCCGCCGAACTCGGCCTCGAACACCAGATCCGCGACGAATGGCGCTCCCCGGCGGTCAGGTTTGACGAAAAATGCGTGGAAGCCGTGCGCAGCTCCGTGGCCGAACTGGGCTACAGCAACAAAGAAATGGTCTCGGGCGCCGGCCATGACTCCGTATATATCTCCCGCGTCGCGCCCACCAGCATGATCTTTGTGCCCTGTGAAAAAGGCCTTTCGCATAACGAAGCGGAGAATGCGGAGCCGGATGATCTGGAAGCGGGCGCAAACGCACTGCTGCACGCGATGCTGAAAATGGCGAACCAGGACAGCTAA
- a CDS encoding YheV family putative zinc ribbon protein, which produces MNSETKKPVKRRFIAGAVCPRCGEMDKIVNYRLDDKNYRECVACGFKDEIRLQASPRELDTRVNQTDDREVEETAVKILQPPSDKKH; this is translated from the coding sequence ATGAACAGTGAAACAAAAAAGCCCGTAAAGCGCCGGTTTATTGCCGGCGCCGTGTGTCCCCGCTGTGGCGAGATGGACAAAATCGTCAACTATCGACTGGACGATAAAAACTACCGGGAGTGTGTGGCCTGTGGATTCAAGGATGAGATCCGTTTACAGGCTTCACCGCGGGAACTGGATACCCGCGTGAATCAAACCGATGACAGGGAAGTAGAAGAGACGGCCGTAAAAATTCTGCAGCCGCCGTCAGATAAGAAACACTGA
- a CDS encoding DUF2938 domain-containing protein, translating to MNEVGQWMGYSLVLGVGATVICDLWGQLVRAVSGIEPLDWRVVGRWLGHMPGQFSHDNIRQAKPVRGESILGWTFHYLTGVALAAAMLGLYGLDWVAHPGFLEALGFGVATVVLPFFIMQPALGAGIAASRTPQPMRARLLSLCTHGAFGVGLWLSARALALLH from the coding sequence GTGAACGAAGTTGGGCAATGGATGGGCTACAGCCTGGTGCTGGGCGTCGGGGCGACCGTTATTTGCGATCTCTGGGGGCAGCTGGTGCGAGCAGTCAGCGGCATCGAACCCCTGGACTGGCGGGTGGTGGGCCGTTGGCTGGGGCATATGCCGGGCCAGTTCAGCCACGACAATATTCGCCAGGCCAAACCGGTCAGGGGAGAAAGTATCCTGGGTTGGACCTTCCACTACCTGACTGGTGTGGCGCTCGCCGCGGCCATGCTGGGCCTTTATGGTCTCGACTGGGTTGCGCACCCGGGGTTTCTCGAAGCGCTCGGGTTTGGCGTGGCCACCGTGGTGCTGCCATTTTTTATTATGCAGCCGGCACTGGGAGCGGGTATCGCTGCAAGTCGTACGCCGCAGCCGATGCGCGCGCGGCTGTTGAGCCTGTGCACCCACGGTGCCTTTGGCGTGGGGCTCTGGCTCAGTGCGCGGGCGCTCGCGCTTCTGCACTGA
- a CDS encoding LysR family transcriptional regulator ArgP, protein MFDYKLLAALAAVVEQAGFDRAAQALGLSQSAVSQRIKLLEARVGQPVLLRGSPPKPTEVGRRLLNHVQQVRLLERDIQGQIPALMEAGTGPERLRIAINADSLATWWAPAIAGFCSERNLVLDLVVEDQEVGLKRMRAGDVAACVCGADRAVSGARSIALGAMRYRALASPAYIRRYFPGGVDQAALPKSPAVVFGPDDALQHRYLESLGFSGTFPHHLCPSSEGFVNLVANGLGWGLVPELQAQDLLARGELVELLPDRPIDVPLYWHYWRTGGALLEALTGELLRTAGQLLVPADS, encoded by the coding sequence ATGTTCGACTACAAGCTGTTGGCCGCGCTCGCCGCGGTGGTGGAACAGGCCGGTTTCGATCGGGCAGCGCAAGCACTGGGCCTGTCACAGTCCGCGGTTTCCCAGCGCATCAAGCTGCTGGAGGCGCGCGTCGGCCAACCGGTATTGCTGCGCGGATCGCCGCCAAAGCCCACGGAAGTGGGACGTCGCCTGCTCAACCACGTACAGCAGGTGCGCCTGCTGGAGCGGGATATACAGGGGCAGATTCCAGCGCTGATGGAGGCGGGGACAGGGCCGGAGAGGTTGCGGATAGCGATCAACGCAGACAGCCTGGCGACGTGGTGGGCGCCCGCGATAGCGGGGTTTTGCAGCGAGCGCAATCTGGTGCTGGACCTGGTGGTGGAAGATCAGGAGGTGGGACTGAAACGTATGCGAGCTGGCGATGTGGCCGCCTGTGTGTGTGGCGCGGATCGGGCCGTGTCCGGTGCGCGCAGTATCGCCCTCGGCGCGATGCGCTACCGCGCGCTGGCGAGCCCGGCGTATATTCGCCGGTATTTTCCGGGCGGGGTCGACCAAGCCGCGCTGCCAAAGTCCCCCGCGGTTGTATTCGGTCCGGATGACGCCTTGCAGCACCGCTATCTGGAATCGCTGGGGTTTAGCGGTACTTTCCCCCACCATCTGTGCCCGTCTTCCGAGGGATTTGTAAACCTAGTGGCGAATGGTCTCGGCTGGGGGCTGGTACCTGAACTACAGGCACAAGATTTGCTGGCCCGGGGCGAGCTGGTGGAACTGCTACCGGATCGGCCGATTGACGTGCCGCTTTATTGGCATTACTGGCGCACGGGTGGTGCGCTGTTGGAAGCGCTGACCGGCGAGCTGTTGCGCACCGCCGGGCAGCTTTTGGTACCGGCGGACAGCTAG
- a CDS encoding dimethylarginine dimethylaminohydrolase family protein has translation MTGFTYKHRNDNGNTAPLKNWGIDSEYGVLTDLLVGPIDHYTWQMGNAASRRSVRLGREFDANVAQQQYREMLDAYKHAGVTTHLLPADANLPYQLYARDSSVMTPWGPIVTQMYSPWRRGEWVDVIKTYQKLDIPVYDIITAGSLEGGDFMVLEPGVILCGYSGERTSPQGFNQMKSWIEKEGWEVKGYEFDPYFLHIDVLVAALAEKLVAVCVDAVEPELVQWFKSRNFEIIDISYPQVMELGVNVVALGNDRIMLPADNTELKEKCRARGLEVIDPDISMITAGGGGVHCMCQPLAREPG, from the coding sequence ATGACTGGATTTACTTACAAACACCGCAACGACAACGGCAACACAGCGCCGTTGAAAAACTGGGGCATCGACTCCGAATACGGCGTCCTCACCGACCTGCTCGTCGGCCCCATCGACCATTACACTTGGCAGATGGGCAACGCCGCTTCCCGTCGCTCCGTGCGCCTGGGCCGCGAATTCGACGCCAACGTCGCCCAACAGCAATACCGGGAAATGCTCGACGCCTACAAACACGCCGGCGTCACCACCCACCTGCTGCCCGCCGACGCCAACCTCCCCTATCAACTCTACGCCCGCGACAGCAGCGTCATGACACCCTGGGGCCCCATCGTCACCCAGATGTACTCCCCCTGGCGCCGCGGCGAATGGGTCGACGTCATCAAGACCTACCAGAAACTGGATATCCCGGTGTACGACATCATCACCGCCGGCAGCCTGGAGGGCGGCGACTTTATGGTGCTCGAACCCGGCGTCATCCTCTGCGGCTACAGCGGCGAACGCACCTCCCCGCAGGGCTTTAACCAGATGAAAAGCTGGATTGAAAAAGAAGGCTGGGAAGTCAAAGGCTACGAGTTCGACCCCTACTTCCTGCACATCGACGTGCTCGTCGCCGCACTGGCAGAAAAGCTGGTGGCCGTGTGCGTGGACGCGGTAGAACCGGAACTGGTGCAGTGGTTCAAATCCCGCAACTTTGAGATTATCGACATCTCCTACCCGCAGGTGATGGAGCTTGGCGTCAATGTCGTCGCTCTCGGCAACGACCGCATCATGCTGCCGGCCGACAACACCGAACTGAAAGAAAAATGCCGCGCCCGCGGCCTGGAAGTGATCGACCCGGATATCTCCATGATCACCGCCGGCGGCGGCGGCGTGCACTGCATGTGTCAGCCCCTCGCGCGCGAACCGGGATAA
- a CDS encoding M3 family metallopeptidase has translation MSDTPVPTAAPNPLLAEPVLPPFDTIQPAHAEPAIVELIENCRDQLRKALENCGDNPTWEEALAPLEEAQDRLHKAFSPVSHLNSVLSGEWRAPYEACLARVTEYWTEVGQDPDLFQVYRRLAKAADFANWPQARKQAVRHGLRDMHLGGVSLEGRKRERYASISKRLAELSSKFANNVLDATNAWTLNIEDESALAGIPETALAAAKAAAESKGKPGWLLTLDGPCFLAVMMFADNRDLRHQMHTAFITRASEIGPNGGEFDNANVMAEILSLRAEKAHLLGMKNYAELSLASKMAEDPQQVESFLWDLAKRARPAAVKEFTELQNFACDELGLDRLQPWDVPWAGEKLKQSRYALNQEALRPYFPYPKVLAGLFAVAEKLFGVVAEVDTSVATYHPDVQFYWLKRAGVPIAGFYLDPYAREKKRGGAWMDDVRVRRQTVAGLQLPVAYLVCNFSSPSAAGASSPSAAGASSPSSDTPALLTHNEVTTLFHEFGHGLHHMLTQVDVAAVSGINGVAWDAVELPSQFLENWCWEPEALAMISGHYQTGEPLPRELLDKMLAAKNFQSAMFTVRQLEFALFDFLLHSRPEGANPEEIQRLINEVRDRVSVVPVSPDNRFQNGFSHIFAGGYAAGYYSYKWAEVLSADAFSLFEENGIFDPDTGTRFLHTILEQGGSREAQDLFTEFRGRGPKIDALLRHSGIE, from the coding sequence ATGTCTGATACTCCAGTGCCCACCGCAGCGCCCAACCCGCTGCTCGCCGAGCCCGTACTACCACCTTTCGATACCATCCAACCCGCGCACGCGGAGCCTGCGATTGTGGAATTGATCGAGAATTGTCGCGATCAGCTGCGAAAGGCATTGGAAAACTGCGGTGACAACCCGACCTGGGAGGAGGCTCTGGCGCCCTTGGAAGAGGCGCAGGATCGGTTGCACAAGGCGTTTTCACCGGTATCGCACCTGAACAGCGTGCTCAGCGGCGAGTGGCGCGCGCCCTACGAGGCCTGCCTGGCCAGGGTTACCGAGTACTGGACCGAAGTGGGGCAGGACCCGGATCTGTTCCAGGTGTACCGGCGCCTGGCCAAGGCCGCAGATTTCGCCAACTGGCCCCAGGCGCGCAAACAGGCGGTGCGGCACGGACTGCGGGACATGCATCTGGGCGGCGTGAGCCTGGAAGGACGCAAGCGCGAGCGCTACGCGAGCATCAGCAAGCGTCTGGCGGAGCTCAGCAGTAAATTTGCCAACAATGTGCTGGATGCCACCAATGCCTGGACACTGAATATCGAAGACGAGTCGGCGCTGGCGGGAATTCCCGAGACCGCACTGGCAGCGGCCAAGGCGGCTGCAGAATCCAAGGGCAAGCCCGGTTGGCTGCTGACCCTGGATGGCCCCTGTTTCCTGGCGGTGATGATGTTCGCGGATAACCGCGATCTACGTCATCAGATGCACACCGCATTTATCACCCGCGCCTCGGAGATTGGTCCCAACGGGGGCGAGTTCGACAATGCCAATGTGATGGCTGAGATTCTCTCGCTGCGTGCAGAAAAGGCGCATCTGCTGGGGATGAAGAACTACGCGGAGCTGTCGCTGGCGAGCAAGATGGCGGAAGACCCCCAGCAGGTGGAAAGTTTCCTGTGGGATCTGGCCAAGCGAGCCAGGCCTGCCGCGGTGAAAGAGTTTACCGAGCTGCAGAACTTTGCCTGCGATGAGCTGGGGCTGGATCGGTTGCAGCCGTGGGATGTGCCCTGGGCAGGGGAGAAGCTGAAGCAGTCCCGCTACGCGCTCAACCAGGAGGCGTTGCGCCCTTATTTCCCCTACCCGAAAGTGTTGGCGGGCCTGTTTGCGGTGGCGGAAAAACTGTTCGGCGTGGTCGCGGAAGTGGATACTTCCGTGGCCACTTACCATCCGGACGTGCAGTTCTACTGGCTGAAGCGCGCTGGTGTGCCCATTGCCGGGTTCTATCTCGACCCCTATGCCCGGGAGAAGAAGCGCGGCGGCGCGTGGATGGACGATGTCCGCGTGCGCCGACAGACCGTGGCCGGACTGCAGCTACCGGTGGCCTACCTGGTGTGTAACTTTAGTTCCCCTTCCGCCGCGGGCGCTAGTTCCCCGTCCGCCGCGGGCGCTAGTTCCCCTTCCTCGGATACCCCCGCGCTGCTCACCCACAATGAGGTCACCACTCTGTTCCACGAGTTTGGTCACGGCCTGCACCATATGCTGACGCAAGTGGATGTGGCGGCGGTGTCCGGCATCAACGGTGTGGCCTGGGACGCAGTCGAGCTGCCGAGCCAGTTTCTGGAAAACTGGTGTTGGGAGCCGGAGGCGCTGGCTATGATCTCCGGTCATTACCAGACAGGCGAGCCGCTGCCACGGGAACTATTGGACAAGATGCTCGCTGCGAAGAACTTCCAGTCGGCGATGTTTACCGTACGCCAGCTGGAGTTTGCCCTGTTCGACTTCCTGTTACACTCGCGCCCCGAAGGCGCCAACCCAGAAGAGATTCAGCGTCTGATCAACGAAGTGCGCGATAGGGTTTCCGTAGTGCCGGTATCGCCGGACAACCGCTTCCAGAATGGTTTCAGCCACATTTTTGCCGGCGGCTATGCGGCGGGCTATTACAGCTACAAGTGGGCAGAGGTGCTGTCTGCTGACGCATTCTCGCTGTTTGAAGAAAACGGTATTTTTGATCCGGATACCGGCACCAGATTCCTGCACACTATTCTCGAGCAGGGCGGCAGTCGCGAGGCACAGGACCTGTTCACAGAATTTCGTGGCCGCGGCCCTAAAATAGATGCGCTTCTGCGCCACTCCGGTATTGAGTAA